One window of Perca flavescens isolate YP-PL-M2 chromosome 15, PFLA_1.0, whole genome shotgun sequence genomic DNA carries:
- the yipf2 gene encoding protein YIPF2 — protein sequence MASPNDLQFQEFEEAAELLSADPGASTLSMSASNTSTPAAATVGGEDVKLDLSEDEEGREESSELLGGQKPSGGFWTFEYYQSFFNVDTVQVLDRVKGSVMPLPGRNFVKHHLRSNPDLYGPFWICVTLVFSVAISGNLSTFLSELGNPSYHYRPQFHRVTIAAVVIFVYAWLVPMGVWGFLTWRQGAERQIGGYSFLETVCVYGYSLSIYIPTSVLWIIPFEWLRWTLILVAMVISGSVLVLTFWPVVREDTKAMAVATVVTILVLHTLLAVGCKMYFFQTAVHVPTTFPTSHPVPITTATKAH from the exons ATGGCCAGTCCCAATGATCTACAATTCCAAG agTTTGAGGAAGCGGCAGAGCTGTTGTCTGCAGACCCGGGGGCCTCCacgctcagcatgtctgcctcaaACACCAGCactccagcagcagcaacgGTAGGAGGGGAGGATGTGAAACTAGACCTCTCTGAGGATGAGGAGGGCCGGGAGGAGAGCTCAGAG CTATTAGGAGGACAGAAACCAAGTGGTGGCTTCTGGACCTTTGAGTACTATCAGTCCTTCTTCAACGTGGACACAGTGCAG GTTCTGGACAGAGTTAAGGGCTCAGTGATGCCATTACCTGGAAGAAACTTTGTCAAACACCACCTTAGGAGTAACCCAGATCTGTATG gTCCATTCTGGATCTGTGTGACTCTGGTGTTCTCGGTAGCGATCAGCGGGAACTTGTCCACCTTCCTCAGCGAGCTGGGAAACCCCTCGTACCACTACAGACCGCAGTTCCACAGAG TGACCATCGCTGCAGTAGTGATCTTCGTGTACGCCTGGCTGGTGCCGATGGGCGTCTGGGGTTTCCTGACCTGGCGGCAAGGGGCCGAGAGGCAGATCGGTGGCTATTCCTTCCTGGAGACAGTGTGTGTCTACGGCTACTCCCTCTCCATCTATATCCCCACCTCG GTTCTCTGGATCATTCCATTTGAGTGGTTGCGCTGGACACTGATCCTGGTTGCCATGGTGATCTCCGGCTCCGTCCTGGTCCTCACCTTTTGGCCTGTTGTCCGGGAGGACACCAAGGCGATGGCGGTGGCGACAGTTGTGACCATCTTGGTTCTGCACACGCTGCTGGCCGTCGGCTGCAAG aTGT